One window of the Candidatus Methylomirabilota bacterium genome contains the following:
- a CDS encoding N-acetylmuramoyl-L-alanine amidase, with protein sequence MRARRLAFPLVALLVLWAGGAGAGLPTVTHEGRPYVELTRVAASLQSAKLEAAGAAARARLTTPGHVVTFTRNRSRILVNDAPVVLDAPVRVKRGVWLVPESFVDRVLPRLAAGTRVVTAQAPPPAVTLDELRVRSYPSFTRIVLETGGPVTHRVEQTGPKEARIRIVGLAGDARTEEVKDGFVDEIRVERAGADAVVRVVYEGAAGTLRASLLVDPHRLVLDLHRPVDEALRENREELTPLRTIVLDAGHGGHDPGAIGPAGLQEKELVLDVTRRVAKLVEERLGLKVLLTRDSDVFVPLRDRTSFANRQGADLFVSIHANAHRVAGTDGVETFFLSSEATDGAARQVALQENGAMQLEKTAGRGDGRADIVKTILWDLAQSEFQVESERLAAIVHDSVTQTLRMSNRGVKQAGFYVLGGAAMPAILLEIGFVTNPREERKLKDPRYRDELARAILAGLAEYKRNWDQRLRAAGEPAAPRAR encoded by the coding sequence ATGAGAGCCCGTCGCCTCGCCTTCCCGCTCGTCGCGCTCCTCGTCCTGTGGGCGGGAGGGGCGGGGGCGGGCCTGCCCACGGTCACGCACGAGGGACGCCCGTACGTCGAGCTCACGCGCGTCGCCGCGAGCCTCCAGTCGGCCAAGCTCGAGGCGGCCGGGGCGGCGGCCCGCGCGCGCCTCACGACGCCGGGTCACGTCGTCACCTTCACCCGCAACCGGTCGCGCATCCTCGTGAACGACGCGCCCGTTGTCCTCGACGCGCCCGTGCGCGTCAAGCGCGGCGTGTGGCTCGTGCCCGAGTCGTTCGTGGACCGCGTGCTGCCACGGCTCGCCGCGGGCACGCGGGTCGTCACGGCACAGGCCCCGCCGCCGGCCGTGACGCTCGACGAGCTGCGCGTGCGGTCCTATCCCTCGTTCACGCGGATCGTGCTGGAGACGGGCGGCCCCGTCACCCATCGCGTCGAGCAGACCGGGCCCAAGGAGGCGCGCATCCGGATCGTCGGGCTCGCCGGCGACGCGCGCACGGAGGAGGTCAAGGACGGGTTCGTGGACGAGATCCGCGTCGAGCGCGCGGGGGCCGACGCCGTCGTGCGCGTGGTCTACGAGGGCGCGGCCGGCACGCTCCGCGCGAGCCTGCTCGTCGACCCCCACCGCCTCGTGCTCGACCTCCACCGGCCGGTGGACGAGGCCCTTCGCGAGAACCGCGAGGAGCTGACGCCGCTCCGGACGATCGTGCTCGACGCCGGCCACGGCGGCCACGACCCGGGCGCGATCGGGCCCGCGGGGCTCCAGGAGAAGGAGCTGGTCCTCGACGTGACCCGGCGCGTGGCGAAGCTCGTCGAGGAGCGGCTCGGCCTCAAGGTGCTCCTCACGCGCGACAGCGACGTCTTCGTGCCGTTGCGCGACCGGACGAGCTTCGCCAACCGCCAGGGCGCCGACCTCTTCGTCTCGATCCACGCGAACGCCCACCGCGTGGCGGGCACCGACGGGGTGGAGACCTTCTTCCTCTCGTCCGAGGCGACGGACGGCGCCGCGCGGCAGGTCGCCTTGCAGGAGAACGGCGCGATGCAGCTCGAGAAGACGGCCGGCCGCGGCGACGGCAGGGCGGACATCGTGAAGACCATCCTCTGGGACCTCGCGCAGTCGGAGTTCCAGGTCGAGTCCGAGCGCCTCGCCGCGATCGTCCACGACTCGGTGACCCAGACCCTCCGGATGTCGAACCGCGGCGTGAAGCAGGCGGGCTTCTACGTCCTCGGCGGCGCGGCGATGCCGGCGATCCTGCTGGAGATCGGCTTCGTCACGAACCCGCGCGAGGAGCGGAAGCTCAAGGACCCGCGCTACCGCGACGAGCTGGCGCGGGCGATCCTCGCCGGGCTCGCGGAGTACAAGCGCAACTGGGACCAGCGGCTCCGGGCGGCGGGCGAGCCGGCCGCGCCGCGCGCGCGCTGA
- a CDS encoding lysylphosphatidylglycerol synthase transmembrane domain-containing protein yields the protein MGVALLAALVAENDPQAILASIGRLSWRLAIVLCFPVALVMLFDTLGWRFAFLRDGVAFRTLFTARLAGEAFNLVTPTAAVGGEAVKAWLLRGVVPLAASVPSVIVAKTTIVLAQGLFLLLGVVLAWSSTPRGSTLFRAMLWLLAIEAVALAGFVVAQLRGMLAWGGRLVTQLGVKGVRTEALDRIDDVLARFYRTAPGRLTLSIAFHFVAWLLGAVETWLILGFLGVPVSLTAATVIEAFATAIRFATFLIPASLGALEGGYVLTFAALGLGSTTAVSFGLIRRIREAVWIGLGLVAFAAMRTGGEATESS from the coding sequence CTGGGCGTCGCCCTGCTCGCCGCGCTCGTGGCGGAGAACGACCCGCAGGCGATCCTGGCCTCGATCGGCCGGCTCTCCTGGCGGCTCGCGATCGTGCTCTGTTTCCCCGTGGCGCTCGTCATGCTGTTCGACACCCTCGGCTGGCGCTTCGCGTTCCTGCGGGACGGCGTCGCGTTCCGCACGCTGTTCACGGCGCGGCTCGCCGGCGAGGCCTTCAACCTCGTGACGCCCACGGCGGCGGTCGGCGGCGAGGCCGTCAAGGCCTGGCTCCTCCGCGGCGTCGTCCCGCTCGCCGCGAGCGTGCCGTCGGTCATCGTGGCGAAGACGACGATCGTCCTCGCGCAGGGCCTCTTCCTCCTGCTGGGCGTGGTCCTCGCGTGGTCGAGCACACCGCGCGGGTCGACCCTGTTCCGGGCCATGCTCTGGCTCCTCGCCATCGAGGCGGTGGCACTCGCGGGGTTCGTCGTCGCCCAGCTGCGCGGGATGCTCGCCTGGGGCGGGCGGCTCGTGACCCAGCTCGGCGTGAAGGGCGTGCGGACCGAGGCGCTCGACCGGATCGACGACGTGCTCGCGCGCTTCTACCGCACGGCGCCCGGACGGCTCACCCTCTCGATCGCGTTTCACTTCGTCGCGTGGCTGCTCGGCGCCGTCGAGACGTGGCTCATCCTCGGCTTCCTCGGCGTCCCCGTGTCGCTGACGGCGGCGACCGTGATCGAGGCCTTCGCCACCGCGATCCGCTTCGCGACGTTCCTGATCCCGGCGAGCCTCGGCGCCCTCGAGGGCGGCTACGTCCTCACCTTCGCGGCGCTCGGCCTCGGCTCGACGACGGCCGTGTCGTTCGGCCTGATCCGGAGGATCCGCGAGGCGGTGTGGATCGGGCTCGGGCTCGTCGCGTTCGCGGCGATGCGGACCGGCGGCGAGGCGACGGAATCGTCGTGA
- the rph gene encoding ribonuclease PH has product MPRPDGRAPDQLRPVTLTRDFLLHPEGSVLVEFGATRVICTASVEDRVPPFLKGQGQGWVTAEYAMLPRSTNTRTPRETRGPSGRSQEIQRLVGRALRAVIDRGKLGERTIWVDCDVIQADGGTRTAAITGAFVAVADAIGRVPGLQPTAVLRDCVAAVSVGVVQGQSMLDLCYAEDSAAEVDMNVVMTGAGEFVEVQGTAEQVPFGRARLDALLAIAEAGIRRLVGLQRRALEARAERVFTL; this is encoded by the coding sequence ATGCCGCGCCCCGACGGTCGCGCCCCCGACCAGCTCCGCCCGGTCACGCTGACGCGCGACTTCCTCCTGCACCCCGAGGGCTCCGTGCTCGTCGAGTTCGGCGCGACACGGGTGATCTGCACCGCGTCGGTCGAGGACAGGGTGCCGCCCTTCTTGAAGGGCCAGGGGCAGGGCTGGGTCACCGCGGAGTACGCGATGCTCCCGCGCTCGACCAACACGCGGACGCCGCGCGAGACCCGCGGGCCGAGCGGCCGCTCGCAGGAGATCCAGCGGCTCGTCGGCCGCGCGCTCCGCGCGGTGATCGACCGCGGCAAGCTCGGCGAGCGGACGATCTGGGTGGACTGCGACGTCATCCAGGCGGACGGCGGCACGCGGACCGCGGCGATCACCGGTGCGTTCGTCGCCGTGGCCGACGCGATCGGCCGGGTGCCCGGCCTCCAGCCGACGGCCGTGCTCCGCGACTGCGTCGCGGCGGTGAGTGTCGGCGTGGTTCAGGGCCAGTCGATGCTCGACCTCTGCTACGCCGAGGACTCGGCCGCCGAGGTGGACATGAACGTCGTCATGACCGGCGCGGGCGAGTTCGTCGAGGTGCAGGGCACGGCCGAGCAGGTGCCCTTCGGCCGCGCGCGCCTGGACGCGCTCCTGGCGATCGCCGAGGCCGGCATCCGCCGCCTCGTCGGCCTGCAGCGCCGAGCCCTCGAAGCGCGTGCCGAGCGCGTCTTCACCCTCTAG
- the rdgB gene encoding RdgB/HAM1 family non-canonical purine NTP pyrophosphatase produces the protein MPSASSPSRPRLVLATLNHGKARELEALLRGVPFEVTALAAFAGAALPEETADSYRGNALLKARAAARLAGAWGLGDDSGLEVDALGGAPGVQSARYGGPGLDDAGRVARLLESLAAVPPEKRTARFRCVIAVVEPDGREHFAEGVVEGVIAAAPRGTGGFGYDPVFYYPPLGRTLAEVTPAEKMAVDHRGRAVRAARRFLSG, from the coding sequence GTGCCGAGCGCGTCTTCACCCTCTAGGCCGCGCCTCGTCCTCGCGACGCTCAACCACGGCAAGGCGCGGGAGCTCGAGGCGCTGCTGCGCGGCGTGCCCTTCGAGGTCACAGCGCTCGCCGCGTTCGCGGGTGCCGCGCTCCCCGAAGAGACCGCCGACTCGTACCGCGGAAACGCGCTCCTGAAGGCGCGCGCGGCGGCGCGCCTCGCGGGGGCGTGGGGGCTCGGCGACGATTCGGGGCTCGAGGTGGACGCGCTCGGCGGCGCGCCGGGCGTGCAGTCGGCGCGCTACGGCGGTCCCGGCCTCGACGACGCGGGCCGCGTGGCGCGGCTCCTCGAGTCGCTCGCCGCAGTCCCGCCCGAGAAGCGCACGGCGCGCTTCCGCTGCGTGATCGCCGTCGTCGAGCCCGACGGGCGCGAGCATTTCGCCGAGGGTGTCGTCGAGGGCGTGATCGCCGCGGCGCCGCGCGGCACGGGCGGCTTCGGCTACGACCCCGTGTTCTACTATCCGCCGCTCGGCCGCACGCTCGCCGAGGTCACGCCCGCGGAGAAGATGGCCGTGGACCATCGCGGCCGCGCGGTGCGAGCCGCGCGGCGCTTTCTCTCCGGGTGA